Proteins from a genomic interval of Oncorhynchus clarkii lewisi isolate Uvic-CL-2024 chromosome 13, UVic_Ocla_1.0, whole genome shotgun sequence:
- the LOC139423911 gene encoding guanine nucleotide-binding protein G(I)/G(S)/G(O) subunit gamma-T2a: protein MARDMSDVDILKMELEQLKKEVSTPREPVSKTSKDIMDWCEAASGTDLLITGVPDDKNPYKPEKGGCIIT from the exons ATGGCTCGGGATATGTCAGACGTTGACATCCTTAAGATGGAGCTGGAACAGCTGAAGAAAGAGGTCTCGACGCCCAGGGAGCCT GTGTCCAAGACATCCAAAGACATCATGGACTGGTGTGAGGCTGCGTCTGGTACCGACCTCCTGATAACAGGAGTACCAGATGATAAGAACCCCTACAAGCCTGAGAAGGGAGGCTGCATAATCACCTAG